One stretch of Trueperaceae bacterium DNA includes these proteins:
- a CDS encoding AzlD domain-containing protein yields MSRPEVWLAIVLAALITLAERGIFLVTATDRRLPDVLQRALSYVPAAVFAAITLPALVRPSGVALGPVDVRLLAGVVAGVVAWRTRNVTLTFLTGMAALWLLSWALG; encoded by the coding sequence GTGAGCCGCCCCGAGGTCTGGCTCGCCATCGTGCTGGCCGCCCTGATCACCCTGGCCGAGCGCGGCATCTTCCTCGTCACCGCCACCGACAGGCGCCTGCCGGACGTGCTGCAGCGAGCCCTGAGCTACGTGCCGGCGGCCGTGTTCGCCGCCATCACGCTGCCTGCCCTGGTGAGGCCCTCGGGCGTGGCGTTGGGGCCGGTCGACGTGCGCCTGTTGGCCGGCGTCGTGGCGGGCGTGGTGGCCTGGCGCACGCGCAACGTGACCCTCACGTTCCTGACGGGTATGGCCGCGCTGTGGCTGCTGAGCTGGGCGCTGGGCTGA
- a CDS encoding PEGA domain-containing protein: MVSPQAIVVNPRPSFGVDVWLDRDPTGEGAPSYQVGEEVRISVRPAEDSYVYVFDVKPNGEITQIFPNRFDDDNFVRGGSTVTLPPPRARYVFNIAPPRGLSKVIAVASRSPLDTRQLARFDDEDDLFAHSSIGEEGFVQGFRIIVNPIPQEDWVTDTALYYVGDRPPQAAYGTLQLRSNPSGAEVYVDGSFVGYTPVSFGTRPGRHDVRFVLAGYEEFTTSVNVSPGRTEPVTANLRQRVRAGSASFTSSPSGADVYVDGRYVGTTPTGSIRFEPGQYEATFELPGYESQVIGFRVSEGRDTVVDVTMRGTSSVVVIQANVGGATVFLDGSYAGNIPSGSGRLELRDVQPGRHEIVVIAPRYSTYVTTFTLEPGRTVELNVRQSRF, from the coding sequence GTGGTTAGCCCGCAGGCGATAGTCGTGAACCCGCGTCCGAGCTTCGGCGTGGACGTTTGGCTCGACCGCGACCCCACGGGCGAAGGCGCCCCCTCCTACCAGGTGGGCGAGGAGGTGAGGATCTCCGTGCGCCCCGCCGAGGACAGCTACGTCTACGTCTTCGACGTCAAGCCCAACGGCGAGATCACGCAGATCTTCCCGAACCGGTTCGACGACGACAACTTCGTGCGCGGCGGCAGCACCGTGACGCTCCCGCCGCCCCGCGCGCGCTACGTGTTCAACATCGCGCCGCCGCGCGGCCTCTCGAAGGTCATCGCCGTCGCCAGCCGGTCGCCGCTGGACACCAGGCAGCTGGCGCGCTTCGACGACGAGGACGACCTGTTCGCCCACAGCTCGATCGGCGAGGAGGGCTTCGTCCAGGGCTTCCGCATCATCGTCAACCCCATCCCGCAGGAGGACTGGGTCACCGACACCGCGCTCTACTACGTCGGCGACCGGCCGCCGCAGGCGGCTTACGGCACGCTGCAGCTGCGGTCGAACCCCAGCGGCGCCGAGGTCTACGTCGACGGCAGCTTCGTCGGCTACACGCCGGTCTCCTTCGGGACCAGGCCCGGGCGCCACGACGTGCGCTTCGTGCTCGCCGGCTACGAGGAGTTCACGACCTCGGTGAACGTCTCGCCCGGACGCACCGAGCCCGTCACCGCGAACCTGCGGCAGCGCGTGCGGGCGGGCAGCGCCTCGTTCACGAGCTCGCCCTCGGGCGCCGACGTCTACGTCGACGGGCGCTACGTCGGCACCACGCCCACCGGCTCGATCCGCTTCGAGCCCGGCCAGTACGAGGCCACCTTCGAGCTCCCCGGCTACGAGAGCCAGGTCATCGGCTTCCGCGTCTCCGAGGGCCGCGACACCGTCGTCGACGTCACCATGCGCGGCACCAGCTCGGTCGTCGTGATCCAGGCGAACGTCGGCGGGGCGACGGTCTTCCTCGACGGCAGCTACGCCGGCAACATCCCCTCGGGCAGCGGCCGCCTCGAGCTGCGCGACGTGCAGCCCGGACGCCACGAGATCGTCGTCATCGCGCCCCGCTACTCGACGTACGTGACGACGTTCACCCTCGAGCCGGGACGCACCGTCGAGCTGAACGTCAGACAGTCGCGCTTCTGA
- a CDS encoding HIT domain-containing protein → MPEETIFSRIVRREVPADVLYQDDLVTAFRDIHPQAPTHVLIVTNEPIPTVADVRPEHEPALGRMFTVAAKVAEQEGLEKGYRLIVNCKEHGGQEVYHLHMHLVGGRRLGRMLPQAEEGKR, encoded by the coding sequence ATGCCAGAGGAGACGATCTTCAGCCGCATCGTCAGGCGCGAGGTGCCGGCGGACGTCCTCTACCAGGACGACCTCGTCACGGCGTTCCGCGACATCCATCCGCAGGCCCCTACCCACGTGCTGATCGTGACGAACGAGCCCATCCCCACCGTGGCCGACGTGCGTCCCGAGCACGAGCCCGCGCTCGGGCGCATGTTCACGGTCGCCGCCAAGGTGGCGGAGCAGGAGGGGCTCGAGAAGGGCTACCGGCTGATCGTCAACTGCAAGGAGCACGGCGGACAGGAGGTCTACCACCTGCACATGCACCTGGTCGGGGGCCGCAGGCTGGGCCGGATGCTGCCGCAGGCGGAGGAGGGGAAGCGATGA
- a CDS encoding outer membrane lipoprotein carrier protein LolA: MRAITPRSLRLAAAAALLAGLAAAQEPPSVETILDNVTQAARDLQDASFLLTGRVIDADGTEFALEIEVQVIPGQDLASAYIIQPDALADNQIVLDGASVYSYSFLTNQVTIFDADDPDALGGILPTGQDGATANLSLDLGQILEGYDAELVGVEDGPDGPVYRLAFANRDREAMILDVDAWVLAADWLPRRLVFKEEDGRVVAELNAEQLVVNQGLDPAEVRALPEDAEVIDNRSD, encoded by the coding sequence ATGCGAGCCATCACGCCACGATCGCTTCGCCTGGCCGCGGCCGCCGCGCTGCTGGCCGGCCTCGCCGCCGCGCAGGAGCCCCCGTCCGTGGAGACGATCCTCGACAACGTTACGCAGGCCGCCCGGGACCTCCAGGACGCGTCGTTCCTGCTCACGGGGCGCGTGATCGACGCCGACGGCACCGAGTTCGCGCTCGAGATCGAGGTGCAGGTGATCCCGGGCCAGGACCTGGCGAGCGCGTACATCATCCAGCCCGACGCCCTGGCGGACAACCAGATCGTCCTCGACGGCGCGTCCGTGTACAGCTACTCGTTCCTCACGAACCAGGTGACGATCTTCGACGCCGACGACCCCGACGCGCTGGGCGGCATCCTGCCCACGGGGCAGGACGGCGCCACGGCGAACCTGTCGCTCGACCTCGGCCAGATCCTGGAGGGCTACGACGCCGAGCTCGTGGGCGTCGAGGACGGCCCCGACGGTCCCGTCTACCGGCTGGCCTTCGCGAACCGCGACAGGGAGGCGATGATCCTCGACGTCGACGCCTGGGTCCTGGCCGCCGACTGGCTGCCGCGCCGCCTCGTCTTCAAGGAGGAGGACGGCCGCGTCGTCGCCGAGCTGAACGCCGAGCAGCTCGTCGTGAACCAGGGCCTCGACCCCGCGGAGGTGCGGGCCCTGCCCGAGGACGCCGAGGTCATCGACAACCGCTCTGACTGA
- a CDS encoding NAD(P)H-hydrate dehydratase yields the protein MRRLYTAAQMAEADRLAAASGVPVEALMEAAGRAVAREVRERFPGARRALVLCGPGNNGGDGYVAAATLAAHLEVALLEATEEPRTPAARGAREAALRAGLAPAPLSAGAVTAWLAAAEPDAAVAVDALLGCGLARPLGGVYAEAAAALNAGAVPVVSVDVPTGVDADRAAPPGEHVRADVTVQLAGAKVASAFHPARASFAGARPGRPSGVVVADIGIPAEVLASVSPTLWLDAETVAPWLPDRAPDAHKYEVGTVAVVAGSRRYLGAAELVCRGAWRAGAGLVTLVSRERHPAAWPETVLVPPADDGSWPPPGSSARASAALVVGPGLDPEETGSPLRGLGALLDWAPGRVVLDATALHPEALAPHLPALRRLAERGAPAVLTPHAGEAARLLEGLGIDADVRGDQLGAGRALSAATAAVVVLKGATTVVASPDGRASVSDAGHPGLASGGTGDVLAGALGALLAAPGGDVFERACAAVHLHGLAGERAARDLGVGLVASDVADAIAEVRAELQP from the coding sequence CTGAGGAGGCTCTACACCGCGGCCCAGATGGCCGAGGCCGACAGGCTCGCCGCCGCGAGCGGCGTGCCCGTCGAGGCGCTGATGGAGGCCGCCGGACGCGCCGTGGCCCGGGAGGTGCGCGAGCGCTTCCCCGGCGCCCGACGAGCGCTGGTCCTGTGCGGACCGGGCAACAACGGGGGCGACGGCTACGTGGCCGCCGCGACGCTCGCGGCCCACCTCGAGGTCGCGCTCCTCGAGGCGACGGAGGAGCCGCGCACGCCGGCGGCCCGCGGCGCGCGGGAGGCGGCGCTGCGCGCCGGCCTGGCGCCCGCCCCGCTGTCCGCGGGCGCCGTGACCGCGTGGCTCGCCGCCGCCGAGCCCGACGCCGCCGTCGCCGTCGACGCGCTCCTCGGCTGCGGGCTCGCGCGCCCGCTCGGGGGCGTCTACGCGGAGGCGGCCGCGGCGCTGAACGCCGGCGCCGTGCCGGTGGTGTCCGTCGACGTGCCGACGGGCGTTGACGCCGACAGGGCCGCGCCGCCCGGCGAGCACGTGAGGGCCGACGTGACGGTCCAGCTCGCCGGCGCCAAGGTCGCCTCGGCGTTCCACCCGGCGCGCGCGTCGTTCGCCGGCGCCCGCCCCGGGCGCCCGAGCGGGGTCGTGGTCGCCGACATCGGGATACCAGCGGAGGTGCTGGCGTCCGTCTCCCCCACGCTCTGGCTCGACGCGGAGACGGTCGCCCCCTGGCTCCCGGACCGCGCGCCCGACGCGCACAAGTACGAGGTGGGCACGGTCGCCGTGGTGGCGGGGTCCCGGCGCTACCTGGGCGCCGCCGAGCTCGTCTGCCGCGGCGCGTGGCGCGCCGGCGCGGGCCTGGTCACGCTGGTGAGCCGCGAGCGCCACCCCGCCGCCTGGCCCGAGACCGTGCTCGTCCCGCCGGCCGACGACGGGTCTTGGCCTCCCCCGGGTTCGAGCGCGAGAGCGTCCGCCGCGCTCGTCGTCGGGCCCGGGCTCGACCCCGAGGAGACGGGCTCTCCCCTCCGCGGGCTGGGGGCCCTGCTCGACTGGGCGCCAGGCCGCGTGGTGCTGGACGCGACAGCGCTCCACCCGGAGGCGCTGGCGCCGCACCTGCCGGCGCTACGCCGCCTGGCCGAGCGCGGCGCCCCGGCGGTCCTCACCCCACACGCCGGCGAGGCCGCGCGGCTGCTCGAGGGCCTGGGCATCGACGCCGACGTCCGCGGCGACCAGCTCGGCGCCGGCCGCGCGCTGTCGGCGGCGACCGCCGCCGTGGTGGTCCTCAAGGGCGCGACGACGGTGGTGGCGTCCCCCGACGGACGCGCTTCCGTGAGCGACGCCGGCCACCCCGGCCTGGCGAGCGGCGGCACCGGCGACGTGCTGGCCGGCGCCCTCGGCGCCCTGCTCGCCGCGCCGGGCGGCGACGTGTTCGAGCGCGCCTGCGCCGCGGTCCACCTGCACGGGCTCGCCGGGGAGCGCGCGGCGCGCGACCTGGGCGTCGGGCTGGTAGCCTCTGACGTCGCGGACGCCATCGCCGAGGTCCGCGCCGAGCTGCAGCCATGA
- a CDS encoding NTP transferase domain-containing protein, whose product MPPGGVTAVVLAGGDPGDALAVAAGVPAKALLPVAGRPLAAYVLDALAGSGRVDEVVYVGPGELELAGYDLVRLPSGRRFEDSFALGLGAALGRGATEVLLATADLPWLVPDAVARFVDGARSTGAQVVYPVVSEADMARAFPEQRRTYVRLRDGRFTGGNLALLAAEAVPAVLPLIARAFGGRKDPLRLAALVGLGVLLRLVTGTATLAALEARVGRLLGVSARALPTEDASVAADVDRLDHLPGVLDPAQPEWRNA is encoded by the coding sequence ATGCCGCCGGGAGGGGTGACAGCCGTGGTGCTGGCCGGGGGCGACCCCGGCGACGCGCTAGCCGTCGCCGCCGGGGTCCCCGCCAAGGCGCTCCTGCCCGTGGCGGGCCGTCCTCTCGCGGCCTACGTCTTGGACGCCCTGGCGGGCTCGGGACGCGTGGACGAGGTCGTGTACGTGGGCCCTGGCGAGCTCGAGCTCGCCGGCTACGACCTCGTGCGCCTGCCGTCCGGACGGCGGTTCGAGGACTCGTTCGCCCTCGGCCTCGGCGCCGCGCTGGGCCGCGGGGCCACGGAGGTGCTGCTGGCCACCGCCGACCTGCCCTGGCTCGTCCCCGACGCCGTGGCCAGGTTCGTCGACGGCGCCCGGTCCACGGGGGCGCAGGTCGTCTACCCGGTCGTGTCGGAAGCGGACATGGCGCGCGCTTTCCCGGAGCAGAGGCGCACCTACGTGCGGCTCAGGGACGGGCGCTTCACGGGCGGGAACCTGGCCCTGCTCGCCGCGGAGGCGGTCCCGGCGGTGCTGCCCCTGATCGCGCGGGCCTTCGGCGGACGCAAGGACCCGCTGCGCCTCGCCGCCCTCGTCGGGCTGGGCGTGCTCCTGCGGCTGGTCACCGGCACGGCGACGCTGGCGGCCCTCGAGGCGCGGGTCGGCCGGCTCCTGGGGGTGAGCGCCCGCGCCCTGCCCACCGAGGACGCGTCGGTGGCGGCCGACGTCGACAGGCTCGACCACCTGCCCGGGGTCCTCGACCCCGCCCAGCCTGAGTGGAGGAACGCGTGA
- a CDS encoding DUF692 family protein, giving the protein MSRPRLAVNYSPPLARLVEAGAVSIDIYKVPDWDDLIAAACVSAPCYVHFPAELGATRLGLDPRRAADLMRRTGTRHLNAHLVPSRERFPDVAVGDVSPAARRRVTEALVADVEVLAEVVGAESVIVENVPYRGEEHGLLRAGVDPRVVAAVVEATGCGLLLDLSHALLTARTLGLGLWGYVDALPTHALRELHVSGVRPVDGRLRDHLPLTEDDVASLRAALARVRAGAWPAPETVAFEYGGVGPVFEWRTDPDVLAEQVPLLRELVGSLDQAAPT; this is encoded by the coding sequence GTGAGCCGCCCGCGGCTAGCCGTCAACTACTCGCCGCCGCTGGCCCGCCTCGTGGAGGCCGGGGCGGTCTCCATCGACATCTACAAGGTCCCCGACTGGGACGACCTCATCGCCGCGGCGTGCGTCTCGGCGCCCTGCTACGTGCACTTCCCCGCCGAGCTGGGGGCCACGCGCCTCGGACTCGACCCGCGGCGCGCCGCCGACCTGATGCGCCGCACCGGCACCCGCCACCTCAACGCCCACCTCGTGCCGTCGCGGGAGCGCTTCCCCGACGTGGCCGTGGGCGACGTCTCACCCGCGGCGCGGCGCCGCGTGACCGAGGCGCTGGTCGCGGACGTCGAGGTACTGGCGGAGGTCGTGGGCGCCGAGAGCGTGATCGTCGAGAACGTCCCCTACCGCGGGGAGGAGCACGGCCTCCTGCGCGCGGGCGTCGACCCGCGGGTCGTCGCGGCGGTCGTGGAGGCCACGGGCTGCGGCCTGCTGCTCGACCTCTCGCACGCCCTCCTGACGGCGCGGACGCTGGGCCTGGGGCTCTGGGGGTACGTCGACGCGCTGCCCACGCACGCCCTGCGCGAGCTGCACGTGTCCGGCGTCCGTCCCGTCGACGGACGCCTGCGCGACCACCTGCCGCTCACCGAGGACGACGTCGCGAGCCTGCGCGCGGCGCTGGCGCGGGTGCGCGCCGGCGCCTGGCCGGCGCCGGAGACGGTGGCGTTCGAGTACGGCGGTGTCGGCCCGGTCTTCGAGTGGCGCACGGACCCCGACGTGCTGGCCGAGCAGGTGCCGCTCCTGCGCGAGCTGGTGGGCTCGCTGGACCAGGCCGCCCCTACCTGA
- a CDS encoding aldo/keto reductase encodes MKYRRLGNSGLKVSEVSLGAWTTFGHTVDDQRTITTIMEKAVELGVNFFDNADAYRRGEGERTMGVALRDLGLPRQSYVLSSKVYWPMSDAVTDRGLNRKHVLESIDMSLERLGVEHVDIYFAHRYDDETPLEEIVEAFTDVVRSGRSHYWGTSMWPPAKIAEAVAFAKGNGLVAPVAEQPSYSLLDRERFEKEVLPVAQPKGLGIVVFSPLAQGMLTGKYDDGVPEGTRFANFEQFRNRFMTDENVRRVRALKPIADELGITRAQLALAWLLHQPGVSSVITGATRVEQVVDNAAASDVELSAEVLERIAEAVA; translated from the coding sequence ATGAAGTACCGCAGGCTGGGCAACAGCGGGCTCAAGGTCAGCGAGGTGAGCCTCGGCGCCTGGACGACGTTCGGGCACACCGTCGACGACCAGCGCACGATCACGACGATCATGGAGAAGGCGGTCGAGCTCGGCGTGAACTTCTTCGACAACGCGGACGCCTACCGCCGCGGCGAGGGCGAGCGCACGATGGGCGTGGCCCTGCGCGACCTCGGCCTGCCGCGCCAGTCCTACGTCCTGTCGTCGAAGGTGTACTGGCCGATGTCCGACGCCGTCACCGACAGGGGACTGAACCGCAAGCACGTGCTCGAGTCGATAGACATGAGCCTCGAGAGGCTCGGGGTCGAGCACGTCGACATCTACTTCGCGCACCGCTACGACGACGAGACGCCCCTCGAGGAGATCGTCGAGGCGTTCACCGACGTCGTCCGCAGCGGACGCAGCCACTACTGGGGCACGAGCATGTGGCCGCCGGCGAAGATCGCCGAGGCCGTCGCGTTCGCCAAGGGCAACGGCCTCGTCGCGCCGGTCGCGGAGCAGCCGAGCTACTCCCTGCTCGACCGCGAGCGCTTCGAGAAGGAGGTCCTCCCCGTCGCCCAGCCGAAGGGCCTGGGGATCGTCGTGTTCAGCCCGCTGGCGCAGGGCATGCTCACGGGCAAGTACGACGACGGGGTGCCGGAGGGCACGCGCTTCGCGAACTTCGAGCAGTTCAGGAACCGCTTCATGACGGACGAGAACGTCCGGCGCGTGCGGGCCCTCAAGCCCATCGCCGACGAGCTCGGCATCACCAGGGCGCAGCTCGCGCTGGCCTGGCTGCTACACCAGCCGGGCGTGTCCAGCGTGATCACGGGCGCGACGCGCGTCGAGCAGGTGGTGGACAACGCCGCCGCCTCGGACGTCGAGCTGTCGGCCGAGGTGCTCGAGCGCATCGCCGAGGCCGTCGCCTGA
- the thrB gene encoding homoserine kinase, with amino-acid sequence MNDAPDGPPRLLVTVPATSANLGPGFDTLGLAVDLRLTVRATLAGDDAFAYAGEGPPPSREGNLVHRGFAAAYAAVGRQPPAVALEVENPVPLARGLGSSSAALVAGVAAADAALGGELGRDGVFRLAAELEGHPDNVGPAVYGGFVVAARGEDGAFVARSFPVPADWRLLFGVPSFALPTSAARAALPGSCSLADASLTASRTALWVAAVATGDRSLLRTASLDVIHQPHRAALVPGLDGLLADLRAAGADAAYLSGAGPTVGAITGDESADACREVLAAWVGAEGRVLEPGPATGYAVTRC; translated from the coding sequence ATGAACGACGCCCCCGACGGACCGCCGCGCCTCCTCGTCACGGTGCCGGCGACCAGCGCGAACCTCGGTCCCGGCTTCGACACCCTGGGCCTGGCCGTCGACCTGCGCCTCACGGTGCGCGCGACCCTCGCCGGCGACGACGCCTTCGCCTACGCGGGCGAGGGACCGCCGCCCTCGCGCGAGGGGAACCTCGTGCACCGCGGCTTCGCCGCCGCCTACGCCGCCGTGGGCAGGCAGCCCCCGGCTGTGGCGCTGGAGGTCGAGAACCCGGTGCCCCTGGCGCGGGGCTTGGGCTCCTCGTCGGCCGCGCTCGTCGCCGGCGTGGCCGCCGCCGACGCCGCGCTGGGCGGGGAGCTGGGCCGCGACGGCGTGTTCAGGCTCGCGGCCGAGCTCGAGGGGCACCCGGACAACGTCGGTCCCGCCGTCTACGGCGGCTTCGTCGTCGCGGCGCGGGGCGAGGACGGCGCGTTCGTGGCACGCTCCTTCCCGGTCCCCGCGGACTGGCGCCTGCTGTTCGGGGTCCCGAGCTTCGCCCTCCCCACGTCCGCCGCGCGCGCCGCGCTGCCGGGCTCGTGCTCGCTGGCCGACGCGTCCCTCACGGCCTCCCGGACCGCGCTGTGGGTCGCCGCCGTCGCCACGGGCGACCGCTCGCTGCTGCGCACGGCCTCCCTCGACGTGATCCACCAGCCGCACCGCGCCGCGCTCGTGCCCGGCCTCGACGGGCTCCTCGCCGACCTGCGCGCTGCCGGCGCCGACGCGGCCTACCTCTCGGGTGCGGGACCGACCGTCGGGGCGATAACCGGCGACGAGTCGGCGGACGCCTGCCGCGAGGTGCTGGCCGCCTGGGTGGGCGCGGAAGGTCGCGTCCTGGAGCCGGGTCCGGCGACCGGCTACGCCGTGACCCGGTGTTAG
- the pyrE gene encoding orotate phosphoribosyltransferase, giving the protein MTRDQLARAIYERSLLRGEFVLRSGARSDRYFDKYLFESDPELLAEVAQALARLVPPDTEMLAGLELGGVPLAVMLGQLTGLPVVFVRKKAKEYGTMRLAEGGEIAGKKLLVVEDVVTSGGQVVISSNDLRERGAVVDSAVCVIDREAGGAAALAEAGVALAALFTMTDLERAAGHA; this is encoded by the coding sequence GTGACCAGGGACCAGCTCGCCCGCGCGATCTACGAGCGCTCGCTGCTGCGGGGGGAGTTCGTGCTGCGGTCGGGCGCCAGGTCGGACCGCTACTTCGACAAGTACCTCTTCGAGTCGGACCCCGAGCTCCTCGCCGAGGTCGCGCAGGCGCTGGCGCGGCTCGTCCCGCCCGACACCGAGATGCTCGCCGGCCTCGAGCTCGGCGGCGTGCCGCTGGCCGTGATGCTGGGGCAGCTCACGGGCCTCCCGGTCGTGTTCGTGCGCAAGAAGGCCAAGGAGTACGGCACGATGCGCCTGGCCGAGGGCGGCGAGATCGCCGGCAAGAAGCTGCTCGTCGTGGAGGACGTGGTGACGTCGGGCGGGCAGGTCGTGATCTCCAGCAACGACCTGCGCGAGCGCGGGGCGGTCGTCGACTCCGCCGTCTGCGTCATCGACCGCGAGGCGGGAGGTGCCGCGGCGCTGGCGGAGGCGGGCGTGGCGCTGGCCGCCCTCTTCACGATGACCGACCTCGAGCGGGCCGCCGGCCACGCTTGA
- the tsaD gene encoding tRNA (adenosine(37)-N6)-threonylcarbamoyltransferase complex transferase subunit TsaD yields MGVVLGIDTSCDDTGVGVVSGGRVLSNVVLGQTALHAAFGGVVPEQASREHLSVIDGAVLRALNEAGVDLADLTAVGATHGPGLVGALLVGLSYGKALAFGLEVPFVPVHHLAGHLAAADAEPPFLALIASGGHTVLFDVEGWDRVTELGRSRDDAAGEAFDKVARLLGLGYPGGAALSRLAEQGDDHGVELPWPLKGDDGLSFSFSGLKTAVALLLERCPDVDKADVAATFERVAVGSLVEVTLRAAERTGARRLVVAGGVAANRRLRAELAHSGLEVSFPPPALSTDNGAMIALAAERTLDRLPGGTAPPGAWTADARPYLPLAAA; encoded by the coding sequence GTGGGCGTGGTCCTCGGCATCGACACCTCCTGCGACGACACCGGCGTCGGCGTCGTCTCGGGCGGGCGGGTCCTGTCGAACGTGGTGCTCGGCCAGACGGCTCTCCACGCCGCCTTCGGCGGGGTGGTGCCCGAGCAGGCGAGCCGCGAGCACCTCAGCGTCATCGACGGCGCCGTGCTCCGCGCGCTGAACGAGGCCGGCGTCGACCTCGCGGACCTCACCGCCGTCGGCGCCACGCACGGTCCCGGGCTCGTGGGGGCGCTGCTCGTGGGGCTGAGCTACGGCAAGGCGCTGGCCTTCGGGCTCGAGGTGCCGTTCGTGCCCGTGCACCACCTCGCCGGCCACCTCGCCGCCGCCGACGCGGAGCCGCCGTTCCTGGCCCTCATAGCCTCGGGCGGCCACACCGTCCTCTTCGACGTGGAGGGCTGGGACCGCGTGACCGAGCTGGGCCGCAGCCGCGACGACGCCGCCGGCGAGGCCTTCGACAAGGTCGCCCGCCTCCTGGGCCTCGGCTACCCGGGCGGCGCGGCGCTCTCCAGGCTCGCCGAGCAGGGCGACGACCACGGCGTCGAGCTGCCCTGGCCGCTGAAGGGTGACGACGGCCTCAGCTTCAGCTTCTCCGGCCTCAAGACGGCAGTGGCGCTGCTGCTCGAGCGCTGCCCGGACGTCGACAAGGCGGACGTGGCCGCGACGTTCGAGCGCGTCGCCGTGGGCTCGCTGGTCGAGGTGACGCTGCGCGCCGCCGAGCGCACCGGCGCGCGGCGCCTCGTCGTCGCCGGCGGCGTGGCCGCGAACCGGCGTCTCCGCGCGGAGCTGGCGCACAGCGGGCTCGAGGTCTCGTTCCCGCCGCCGGCGCTCTCCACAGACAACGGCGCGATGATCGCGCTCGCCGCCGAGAGGACGCTGGACCGGCTGCCCGGCGGGACCGCGCCGCCGGGCGCCTGGACCGCCGACGCGCGGCCGTACCTCCCGCTGGCGGCCGCGTGA
- a CDS encoding AzlC family ABC transporter permease yields MTAERRAFLEGLRDVLPILLGIAPFGLITGVSAVGAGMHPFDIVLMSALVFAGAAQLAAISLIATGAAAWAVVLTVAMVNLRHLMYGLALSPWLRRYGVLSRALVSFLMVDQAFALAIVKYPRADDGFPRVAYFLGNGVTAWVAWVATTAAGAVLGAQLPPEWQLDFAVPLIFLALLVPAVTTRPLLVAAAVAGALAVVLAPLPYNLGLIVGVLAGIAAGMFAESLLARRAEAARAP; encoded by the coding sequence GTGACCGCTGAGAGGCGCGCGTTCCTCGAGGGCCTGCGCGACGTGCTGCCCATACTGCTCGGCATCGCGCCGTTCGGGCTCATCACCGGGGTGAGCGCCGTGGGCGCCGGGATGCACCCGTTCGACATCGTCCTGATGTCGGCGCTGGTGTTCGCCGGCGCGGCACAGCTCGCCGCCATCTCCCTCATCGCCACGGGCGCGGCCGCGTGGGCCGTCGTGCTCACGGTGGCCATGGTGAACCTGCGCCACCTGATGTACGGCCTGGCCCTCTCCCCCTGGCTGCGGCGCTACGGGGTGCTCAGCCGCGCGCTCGTCTCGTTCCTGATGGTGGACCAGGCGTTCGCCCTGGCCATCGTCAAGTACCCCAGGGCCGACGACGGCTTCCCGCGCGTGGCGTACTTCCTCGGCAACGGCGTGACCGCGTGGGTCGCGTGGGTCGCGACCACGGCGGCCGGCGCCGTGCTGGGGGCGCAGCTGCCGCCCGAGTGGCAGCTCGACTTCGCGGTGCCGCTCATCTTCCTCGCGCTCCTGGTGCCGGCCGTGACCACGCGGCCGCTGCTCGTGGCGGCAGCCGTGGCCGGCGCCCTGGCCGTGGTGCTGGCCCCGCTCCCCTACAACCTCGGCCTCATCGTCGGCGTGCTGGCGGGCATCGCGGCCGGCATGTTCGCCGAGAGCCTCCTGGCGCGCCGCGCCGAGGCGGCGAGGGCGCCGTGA